The genome window GGCCGGAGAGCACGGTCAGCCGCGGACGTTCACTCATGCAGCGATTATTCCAGCAATCCCGGAGTGCCCCGGACTCAGCTGGCAGTGCCGCCGAACTCGCGCTCGAGAGAGGCGATCTGGTTGGAACCGAGGCCCCGCACGCGGCGGCTCTCGGAGATCCCGAGTCGCTCCATGATCTGCTTGGCGCGGACCTTGCCCACGCCCGGCAGGGACTCGAGGAGGGCGGAGACCTTCATCTTGCCGATGACGTCATTCTCCTGGCCCTGCTTGATGACCTCGTGAAGGGAGGCGCCGGAGTGCTTGAGTCGATTCTTGACCTCGGCCCGCTCCCGGCGAGCCGCGGCGGCCTTTTCGAGCGCGGCTGCGCGCTGTTCGGGGGTAAGGGGCGGAAGAGCCACGCCTACGTCACCTCGGATGTCGAACTGTCGGATACGGACCGGTGAGGAACCTAGTCGCCCCACACCTGGGGAGCTACGAGCAACACGCTTGCCCGTTCTCCCCCACTGCCTTGAGGGCGCGGGAGGTGCCCTCACTCGTCGGAGACTAGCGGGCAAGTGCGCCAGAGTCAGCGAGAACAGCGGAAAAGTCCTGGTCAGCCTCTGTTGAGACGGACCTTTCGGACATATTGCCCCGGATTTGAGGATGTATCCAGACCTCGAGCCGTGCTGGAGGACTCTTCCGCGCGCCCGTGCGCCCCGGCGAGGCGCTACTCGGCGTCCAGGGCGTCCCGGATCTCGTCTGCGAAGCGTTGCGCGGCGTCACGCAGCGCGACGACATCGGGACCGTGACGAAGAACACCCCGGCTGACGTTCGGGACGACATTGCGGACCGCCGCGCCGAACACGGCCGGGAGATCGGCCGGAGTGGCCCCCTGGGCACCGATGCCGGGGGCGAGGAGCGGCCCGTTGATGTCCAGCTCGTACGACGACAGGTCGCCGAGGGTGGCGCCGACGACCGCGCCGAAGGAGCCGAGAGGCTCCTCCCCCGCGTTCTCGGCCGCGAGGTGGGCGAGGACCGTCGCTCCGACGTTCCGTCCGTCGGACCGCAGGGCGTGCTGCACCTCGCCGCCCTCCGGGTTGGAGGTGAGGGCGAGCACGAACAGCCCCGCTCCG of Streptomyces cynarae contains these proteins:
- a CDS encoding integration host factor, which encodes MALPPLTPEQRAAALEKAAAARRERAEVKNRLKHSGASLHEVIKQGQENDVIGKMKVSALLESLPGVGKVRAKQIMERLGISESRRVRGLGSNQIASLEREFGGTAS